One window of Corvus moneduloides isolate bCorMon1 chromosome 13, bCorMon1.pri, whole genome shotgun sequence genomic DNA carries:
- the RSL24D1 gene encoding probable ribosome biogenesis protein RLP24: protein MRIEKCYFCSGPIYPGHGVMFVRNDCKIFRFCKSKCHRNFKKKRNPRKMRWTKAFRKAAGKELTVDNSFEFEKRRNEPVKYQRELWNKTVDAMKRVEEIKQKRQARFIMNRLKKSKELQKAEDIKEVKQNIHLLRAPHAGTPKQLEDKMVQKLQEDIPMEEDS from the exons atgcGCATCGAGAAGTGCTACTTCTGCTCGGGGCCCATCTACCCGGGACACGGCGTCATGTTTGTGCGCAACGACTGCAAG ATATTTAGATTCTGCAAATCAAAATGCCACAGAAACTTCAAAAAGAAGCGAAATCCCAGAAAGATGAGATGGACTAAAGCGTTCCGTAAAGCAGCTGGCAAAGAACTGACAGTG GATAATTCATTTGAATTTGAAAAACGTAGGAATGAACCTGTGAAATACCAGAGAGAGTTGTGGAACAAGACTG tgGATGCAATGAAGAGAGTGgaggaaataaagcaaaaacgCCAAGCCAGATTTATTATGAACAG atTAAAGAAGAGCAAAGAGTTGCAGAAGGCAGAAGACATCAAAGAAGTCAAACAGAACATCCACCTTCTTCGTGCTCCCCATGCAG gtaCACCAAAACAGCTGGAGGACAAAATGGTGCAGAAGCTACAAGAGGATATACCTATGGAAGAAGACTCTTAA